The Streptomyces sp. NBC_00224 genome contains the following window.
TAGCCCGGTGGGGTGCGCGGTCCTCAGTCGCCGCGCAGGACCAGTGCGAGCAGCCCCGGGAAGCGCTCGTCGAACTCCTCGCGGCGCAGGCGGTTGACCCGCTTGGACCCGTCGTCGCGCTGCTCGACCAGCCCGGCCGCGCGCAGCACCGAGAAGTGGTGGCTCAGCGCCGCCTTGCGTACGGGCACGTCGAACGAGCCGCAGCTGCGGGTCCACTCCTGCGACTCGGCCAGCTCGCGCACGAGCTGGAGGCGGACCGGGTCGCCGAGCGCGTCCAGGGCCGTGATCAGGGGGACCTTGTCGGGGTGGGTGTGTTCGGGTGCCGCGCGATGGGTCATCGGTGTCCTTCCTCCTGGCCGGGCCCGGCGGTGCGCCCTTGCCGAGTGTTCGATACGGGTCGTACACTCTTGAGTGTTCGACATTCATTGAACACTTTACGTGTCGAGGGGGACCCACGTCATGCGTGCGATTCAGGTCAGCGAGCTGGGCGGTCCGGAAGTACTGCGGCTGGTGGAGGCGGAGGTGCCTCGGCCCGGTCCCGGTGAGGTCGCCGTCGACGTCGCCTACGCCGGGGTCAACTTCGCCGAGGTGAAGGCCCGTTCGGAGGGCTACCGGGTGCGGTCCCTGCCGTTCGTGCCGGGCCTTGAGGTCTCCGGGCGCGTACGGGAGCTCGGCGCGGGCGTCGAAGGGCTCGCGGTCGGGCAGGAGGTCGCGGCGATGGCCGAGGGCGGCGGCTACGCGGACGTCGCCGTCGTCGCGGCCGCCGCCGTCCTCCCGGTGCCACGGGGCGTCGACCTGCGCACCGCCGCCACGCTCCCCACGGTCCTGCCCACCGCGCACGCCCTCGTCCACGAGGTGGGGCGGCTGCAGCCCGGCGAGAGCGTCCTGGTCCAGGGCGCGGCGGGCGGCGTCGGCACGGTCGTGGGGCAGATCGCCCGGCTCGCGGGCGCGGGCGCCGTCTACGGCGTGGTGTCCAGCGAGGCCAAGGCCGCCTACGCACGCGAGCACGGGTACGACGACGCGTTCCTCACCGGCACCTTCGCCCAGGACGTGCGCCGGGCGACCGGCGGCCGGGGCGTGGACCTCGTCCTGGACCCGGTCGGCGGCGAGACGCTGCGTCAGGGGCTGGACGCGCTGGCCCTGTTCGGGCGGCTCGTCTCGTACGGGAACGCGGGCGGCGAGGAGCCGTGGCGCGTCGGGCAGCCCGAGCTCTACCCGGGCGCCCGCTCGGTCGCGGGCTTCTCGATCCTGGGCCTGGCGGCGACCGCGCCGGAGGCGCTGCGGGACCTGGCGGGCCGGGCGTTCGCCCTCGCGGCGGACGGCCGGGTCGAGCTGCCGGTCACCGCCGAGTTCCCCCTGGAGCAGGCGCCGGAGGCCCACCGTCTGATGGAGGGCCGCACGTCGACGGGGAAGTTGTTGTTGAGGGTGAGCGGCTGAGGGGCGGGCGGCTGTTTGGCCGGGTGCGGGTTGTCTGTGGCTGGTCGCGCCCACGCGGCGGAGCCGCAAATGTCACAGCCCCGCGCCCCTAAAAATGCCGCTGCGCGGCAATCCCCTGGGCGCCCCGCAGGGGCGCATCTTAGGGGCGCGGGGAACTGCGCGACCAGCCCACCACCGGCCCGCAGACAAACACGGCGCCGCTACCGCAGCACCCCCTCCAAGAAGTCGCTGCCCAGCCGGGCGACCACCGCCACATCCAGCTGATGCAGCACATACCGCCCACGCCGCTGCGTAGTAAGCAGACCCGCCTTCTTCAGCACAGAAAGATGGCGAGACACCTCCGGCGCGGAAATCCCGTACGCGTCGGCCAGCTCGCTCGTCGTGTACGCGCCCCGCGCGAGGCTGCGGCACAGCCGCATCCGCATCGGGTGCGCGACCGCCTCAAGGCGTGCCTTCACCACGTCGACGGGCGCGGCGCCGCCCAACTCGCCCGTCGGGACCGGGTACTGGATGACCGGCTGCCAGCCCGGCGCGTGCAGCGCGAACAGGTGCGGCCAGCCGAACGCGGTGGGGATGAACGTCAGGCCGCTGCCCGCCGCGCTCGTACGCCCGTGGGTCAGCTTGTCCACGACGATGCGGCTGCCCCGCTCGTCCTGTTCGAGGGCGACGGCGGGGGAGACCGCCGCGACCGCCTCCGCCAGGCCCTTGTGCTTCAGGAGCTCCGTCTTGTGCCGGGCGTCGGCGGCCAGTTGGACCCGGACGCGCTGCCAGGTCTCCCCGAAGAACGCGGCGTCGCAGTCCTCGAACAGCCTGCGTATCCACGCGCGCGCCCCCGGCGGGTCCAGCAGCATCCGCTTCACGAAGGCGGCCTGGCGCGGGCCGCGCGCGGCGGCGAGGTCCAGGGCGCGGTCCCGCATCCGCGCGTCGACCAGCGGGGACGGCGCCCCCGCGTTGTAGAGGCTCGCGCAGGAGATCTCCAGCGCCGCCGCCACGTACTTCTCGTCGTCCATGCGGTCGAGGTCGTCCAGCTCCTCGGCCAGCGTCGCGCGGGGCCGCGGCGGCAGCAGGATGTCCGAGCGGGTGGACCGCCACAGGAAGTCCGCCTCGTGCAGCCGGTCGGCCAGCTCCGGCTTGAGCCCGGCCGCCGTGGTGGTGGTCCAGCCGTGCAGCCGGGCGTGGTGCGCGGGCTCGGAGAGCGCGTGCAGGGCGGCGCCCAGCTCGGCCAGCGGAGAGGGTCCGAAGACGATCCGCTCCTGCGGCAAACCCGTGATGTCGACGCACACGCTCATGCGCCCATGGTGCACCGCCCCACTGACAGCGGCCCCGTCGTTTGACGTCCCTGGTCAATCGGCGCGACGGACGGCCGGGACCGGCGCAGCCTGGATGCATGGACGCCATCCAGCAGCACATGCTCGACACCTATCGCACGGCCCGGCTCCAGGAGCCGCCGCCCCCGCTGCCGGGCACGCACGACGTGCGCACCCTGCGCGAAATACGTGACTACCGGCGCTTCGAAGCGGTCCTCTCCGGCCGCCTCGCCCACGGCCGGCTGCGCGCGGCCCTGGCCCGCCTCCTGCCCTCACCCCGCCACCACCGCACTCCGGCCTGCCGCTGAGCGACCTCTCGCGGCCCTACCCCAGCCTCCGTACGAACTCCGCCACCGCCTCCCGTACGTCCCGCGCCGACCATTCGAGGCCCGGC
Protein-coding sequences here:
- a CDS encoding ArsR/SmtB family transcription factor, with the translated sequence MTHRAAPEHTHPDKVPLITALDALGDPVRLQLVRELAESQEWTRSCGSFDVPVRKAALSHHFSVLRAAGLVEQRDDGSKRVNRLRREEFDERFPGLLALVLRGD
- a CDS encoding zinc-binding alcohol dehydrogenase family protein, whose protein sequence is MRAIQVSELGGPEVLRLVEAEVPRPGPGEVAVDVAYAGVNFAEVKARSEGYRVRSLPFVPGLEVSGRVRELGAGVEGLAVGQEVAAMAEGGGYADVAVVAAAAVLPVPRGVDLRTAATLPTVLPTAHALVHEVGRLQPGESVLVQGAAGGVGTVVGQIARLAGAGAVYGVVSSEAKAAYAREHGYDDAFLTGTFAQDVRRATGGRGVDLVLDPVGGETLRQGLDALALFGRLVSYGNAGGEEPWRVGQPELYPGARSVAGFSILGLAATAPEALRDLAGRAFALAADGRVELPVTAEFPLEQAPEAHRLMEGRTSTGKLLLRVSG
- a CDS encoding DUF5937 family protein; amino-acid sequence: MSVCVDITGLPQERIVFGPSPLAELGAALHALSEPAHHARLHGWTTTTAAGLKPELADRLHEADFLWRSTRSDILLPPRPRATLAEELDDLDRMDDEKYVAAALEISCASLYNAGAPSPLVDARMRDRALDLAAARGPRQAAFVKRMLLDPPGARAWIRRLFEDCDAAFFGETWQRVRVQLAADARHKTELLKHKGLAEAVAAVSPAVALEQDERGSRIVVDKLTHGRTSAAGSGLTFIPTAFGWPHLFALHAPGWQPVIQYPVPTGELGGAAPVDVVKARLEAVAHPMRMRLCRSLARGAYTTSELADAYGISAPEVSRHLSVLKKAGLLTTQRRGRYVLHQLDVAVVARLGSDFLEGVLR